A stretch of Phragmites australis chromosome 12, lpPhrAust1.1, whole genome shotgun sequence DNA encodes these proteins:
- the LOC133887134 gene encoding uncharacterized protein LOC133887134 isoform X1 encodes MNCALLMYKEANIHVGDEASNSSDKIDKTSSARNILAPSENDLTTTLNLLASSENHLKKIVNILALSDNRLETIVSKLEWMDTKRDSTTAPAEVANSPINNADANKKKGLLSFVYALAGTLFLFHSSLVVFSVSYPGTQKALVSFDETKTKAICFVNFASWLGGGILMLPFASHFKDGESIDHAGFDIFICGLFLWLLLFIAEYCATLHVFLDIPIWAVCPFGIAFFLFAVLPSVGYIELQRPTLVSKWAKDMWEKIMGRGLRHEALPGPQV; translated from the exons GAGGCTAACATTCATGTAGGAGATGAGGCCAGCAATTCCAGTGACAAAATTGATAAAACTAGCTCTGCACGGAATATCCTTGCTCCATCTGAGAATGACCTGACAACAACACTCAATCTCCTTGCTTCGTCTGAGAATCACCTGAAAAAAATAGTGAATATCCTTGCTTTGTCTGATAATCGCCTGGAAACAATAGTGAGTAAGCTTGAATGGATGGATACTAAACGGGACTCTACCACTGCACCTGCG GAGGTGGCCAATAGTCCGATAAATAATGCTGATGCAAACAAGAAGAAG GGTCTACTGAGTTTCGTCTACGCTCTCGCGGGGACTCTGTTTTTGTTCCATTCATCTCTCGTCGTTTTCTCGGTGTCATACCCTGGTACCCAAAAGGCACTAGTGAGCTTTGACGAGACTAAGACAAAAGCCATTTGCTTCGTAAATTTTGCATCATGGTTAGGCGGCGGCATTCTTATGTTACCTTTCGCTTCACACTTCAAGGACGGCGAGTCAATTGACCATGCTGGATTTGATATCTTCATATGTGGGCTGTTTCTTTGGTTGTTACTCTTCATTGCAGAATATTGTGCTACACTGCATGTTTTTCTAGATATCCCCATTTGGGCTGTATGCCCCTTTGGAATTGCATTCTTCCTCTTCGCAGTGCTCCCTTCGGTTGGTTACATTGAGCTCCAGCGGCCAACG CTTGTGAGTAAATGGGCAAAGGATATGTGGGAGAAAATAATGGGCCGTGGTCTGAGGCACGAAGCCCTTCCTGGGCCACAGGTTTAG
- the LOC133887134 gene encoding uncharacterized protein LOC133887134 isoform X2: MEEANIHVGDEASNSSDKIDKTSSARNILAPSENDLTTTLNLLASSENHLKKIVNILALSDNRLETIVSKLEWMDTKRDSTTAPAEVANSPINNADANKKKGLLSFVYALAGTLFLFHSSLVVFSVSYPGTQKALVSFDETKTKAICFVNFASWLGGGILMLPFASHFKDGESIDHAGFDIFICGLFLWLLLFIAEYCATLHVFLDIPIWAVCPFGIAFFLFAVLPSVGYIELQRPTLVSKWAKDMWEKIMGRGLRHEALPGPQV; encoded by the exons ATGGAG GAGGCTAACATTCATGTAGGAGATGAGGCCAGCAATTCCAGTGACAAAATTGATAAAACTAGCTCTGCACGGAATATCCTTGCTCCATCTGAGAATGACCTGACAACAACACTCAATCTCCTTGCTTCGTCTGAGAATCACCTGAAAAAAATAGTGAATATCCTTGCTTTGTCTGATAATCGCCTGGAAACAATAGTGAGTAAGCTTGAATGGATGGATACTAAACGGGACTCTACCACTGCACCTGCG GAGGTGGCCAATAGTCCGATAAATAATGCTGATGCAAACAAGAAGAAG GGTCTACTGAGTTTCGTCTACGCTCTCGCGGGGACTCTGTTTTTGTTCCATTCATCTCTCGTCGTTTTCTCGGTGTCATACCCTGGTACCCAAAAGGCACTAGTGAGCTTTGACGAGACTAAGACAAAAGCCATTTGCTTCGTAAATTTTGCATCATGGTTAGGCGGCGGCATTCTTATGTTACCTTTCGCTTCACACTTCAAGGACGGCGAGTCAATTGACCATGCTGGATTTGATATCTTCATATGTGGGCTGTTTCTTTGGTTGTTACTCTTCATTGCAGAATATTGTGCTACACTGCATGTTTTTCTAGATATCCCCATTTGGGCTGTATGCCCCTTTGGAATTGCATTCTTCCTCTTCGCAGTGCTCCCTTCGGTTGGTTACATTGAGCTCCAGCGGCCAACG CTTGTGAGTAAATGGGCAAAGGATATGTGGGAGAAAATAATGGGCCGTGGTCTGAGGCACGAAGCCCTTCCTGGGCCACAGGTTTAG